One Helicobacter cetorum MIT 00-7128 DNA window includes the following coding sequences:
- the flgK gene encoding flagellar hook-associated protein FlgK — protein sequence MGGILSSLNTSYTGLQAHQSMVDVTGNNISNASDEFYSRQRVIAKPQNAYIYGGQNANMGVDVQAIERVHDEFVFSRYTKANYENTYYDTEFSHLQEASAYFPDIDEASIFTDLQDYFNSWKELSKNAKDSAQKQALAQKTEALTNSIKDTRERLTTLQHKASEELKSVIKEVNNLGSQIADINKRMKEVENNRSLKHANELRDKRDELEFHLRELLGGNVFKSSIRTSSLVDKNSADFDEGYTLNVGRGFNIIDGTIFHPLVIRESENKGSLNQVYFQGDDFKEVNITDRLNQGKAGALLGVYNDGSNGTLKGKLQNYIDLLDSFAKGLIESSNAIYAQSASHNIESEPLEFNDNEAFKDTNYNIKDGSFDLVAYNTDGKEIARKTIKITPITTMKDIIQAINANTDDNHDNNTENDFDDYFTASFNNQTKRFIIQPKNASQGLFVSLKDNGTNFTGALKLNPFFQGDDASNISLNKQYKKEPTAIRPWLTPINGNFDVANMMQQLQYDNVDFYNNKFDIKQMKISEFYQFLTGKVNTDAEKSGRILDTKKSVLETIKKEQLSISQVSVDEEMVNLIKFQSGYAANAKVITAIDKMIDTLLGIKQ from the coding sequence ATGGGCGGAATTTTATCTTCACTTAACACTTCTTATACCGGCTTACAAGCTCATCAAAGTATGGTAGATGTAACCGGGAATAATATCTCTAATGCAAGCGATGAATTTTATAGCCGTCAGCGAGTTATTGCTAAGCCTCAAAATGCCTATATATATGGTGGTCAAAATGCCAACATGGGTGTTGATGTGCAAGCGATTGAAAGGGTGCATGATGAATTTGTATTCTCTCGCTACACTAAAGCTAATTATGAAAATACCTATTATGATACAGAATTTTCGCACTTGCAAGAGGCAAGCGCATATTTTCCTGATATTGATGAGGCGAGTATTTTCACCGATTTGCAAGATTATTTTAATTCGTGGAAAGAATTATCTAAAAATGCTAAAGATTCTGCCCAAAAGCAAGCTCTAGCACAAAAAACAGAGGCACTCACCAATAGCATTAAAGATACCAGAGAGCGTTTGACGACCTTACAGCATAAAGCAAGCGAAGAATTAAAAAGCGTGATTAAAGAAGTGAATAACTTAGGCTCTCAAATCGCAGATATTAATAAGCGCATGAAAGAAGTAGAAAACAACAGAAGCCTAAAGCATGCTAATGAATTAAGGGATAAGCGTGATGAATTAGAATTTCATTTGCGAGAGCTTTTAGGGGGGAATGTTTTTAAAAGTAGCATTAGAACAAGCTCATTAGTGGATAAAAATTCAGCCGATTTTGATGAGGGTTATACACTTAATGTTGGGCGTGGTTTTAATATCATTGATGGAACGATTTTCCACCCTCTTGTGATTAGGGAATCAGAAAATAAAGGGAGCTTGAATCAAGTCTATTTTCAAGGCGATGATTTTAAGGAAGTTAATATTACTGATAGGCTTAATCAAGGAAAAGCAGGCGCATTACTAGGCGTATATAATGACGGCTCTAATGGCACTTTAAAGGGTAAATTGCAAAATTATATTGATTTGTTAGATTCTTTTGCTAAAGGTTTGATTGAATCTAGCAATGCGATTTATGCGCAAAGTGCGAGCCACAATATTGAAAGTGAGCCATTAGAATTTAATGACAATGAGGCATTTAAAGATACAAACTATAATATTAAAGACGGCTCATTTGACTTAGTGGCATATAATACCGATGGCAAAGAGATTGCTAGAAAAACGATTAAAATCACACCTATTACAACCATGAAAGACATTATCCAAGCTATCAATGCCAACACTGATGACAACCATGATAACAATACAGAAAATGATTTTGACGATTATTTTACAGCAAGCTTTAACAATCAAACAAAACGATTTATTATCCAGCCTAAAAACGCCTCACAAGGCTTGTTTGTTTCTCTAAAAGATAATGGCACGAATTTTACCGGTGCGCTCAAGTTAAACCCTTTCTTTCAAGGCGATGATGCTTCTAATATTAGCTTAAATAAGCAATACAAAAAAGAGCCAACCGCTATTAGACCTTGGCTTACTCCCATTAACGGGAATTTTGATGTGGCAAACATGATGCAACAATTACAATATGATAATGTGGATTTCTACAATAATAAATTTGATATTAAGCAGATGAAAATTAGCGAGTTTTATCAGTTTCTAACCGGTAAAGTTAATACCGATGCTGAAAAATCAGGGCGCATTTTAGACACTAAAAAAAGCGTGCTAGAGACCATTAAAAAAGAGCAACTCTCTATTTCGCAAGTAAGCGTAGATGAAGAAATGGTCAATCTCATCAAGTTTCAAAGTGGCTATGCGGCAAATGCTAAGGTGATTACGGCTATTGATAAAATGATAGATACCTTGCTAGGGATTAAGCAATAA
- a CDS encoding flagellar biosynthesis anti-sigma factor FlgM, giving the protein MINAVSSFAPVQSVGNYKRLEKSEKVQENDVAIPNRVAEIKQAYENDQYKLNLSKTSQKMAQDLLGQF; this is encoded by the coding sequence ATGATTAACGCAGTTTCTTCTTTTGCTCCAGTGCAGTCTGTGGGAAATTACAAGCGTTTGGAAAAGAGCGAAAAGGTTCAAGAAAATGATGTTGCCATACCTAATAGGGTGGCTGAAATCAAGCAAGCTTATGAAAATGACCAATATAAGCTTAACTTGAGCAAGACCTCCCAAAAAATGGCGCAAGATTTATTAGGGCAGTTCTAA
- a CDS encoding FKBP-type peptidyl-prolyl cis-trans isomerase translates to MQNHDLENTKQAALIEYEVKEQGSNEVLDSNIAKEPLEFIIGANQVIMGLEKAVLKAKIGEYEEVVIAPEEAYGAYESSYLQEVPREQFEGIELEKGMTVFGQTEDNQTVQALVKDFSATHVMIDYNHPLAGKTLAFRFKVLGFREVSEEEILEAHHHNHGGGCCGGGGGHKKGGGGCGCSCSHG, encoded by the coding sequence ATGCAAAACCATGATTTAGAAAATACTAAACAAGCGGCATTAATTGAATATGAAGTTAAAGAGCAGGGTTCTAACGAGGTATTAGATAGCAATATCGCTAAAGAGCCTTTAGAGTTTATTATTGGGGCTAATCAAGTGATTATGGGATTAGAAAAGGCGGTTTTGAAAGCTAAAATTGGCGAATACGAAGAAGTAGTAATTGCCCCAGAAGAGGCTTATGGCGCTTATGAGAGCAGTTATTTGCAAGAAGTTCCTAGAGAGCAATTTGAAGGCATTGAGCTAGAAAAGGGCATGACCGTTTTTGGACAAACTGAAGATAATCAAACTGTGCAAGCGCTTGTTAAAGATTTTAGTGCTACTCATGTTATGATAGACTATAACCACCCCTTAGCTGGAAAAACCCTAGCATTTCGCTTTAAGGTTTTAGGCTTTAGAGAAGTGAGCGAGGAAGAAATTTTAGAGGCTCATCACCATAATCACGGCGGAGGTTGTTGTGGTGGTGGCGGAGGCCATAAAAAAGGTGGTGGAGGTTGTGGTTGCTCATGCTCGCATGGGTAA
- a CDS encoding OmpA family protein produces the protein MKKVSVVSSLLAFLLVAGCSHKIDNKGVAGDVGAGARAVQNAPVSTETVQEKEVPKEEPAPAPVEEKHEEPAPAPEPAVQEPAAPAIESGTVIGSIYFDFDKYEVKEDEQNILDDSIQKAKENHMQVLLEGNTDEFGSSEYNQALGVKRALSVKSAMAVKGLDKDEIKTISFGETKPKCQEKTKECYKENRRVDIKLVK, from the coding sequence ATGAAAAAGGTTTCCGTAGTTAGTTCTTTACTAGCTTTTTTATTGGTTGCGGGTTGTTCACACAAGATTGACAATAAAGGTGTGGCTGGTGATGTAGGTGCTGGTGCTCGTGCAGTTCAAAATGCTCCTGTTTCTACTGAAACAGTTCAAGAGAAGGAAGTGCCTAAAGAAGAGCCAGCTCCAGCTCCAGTTGAAGAAAAACATGAAGAGCCAGCTCCAGCTCCAGAGCCAGCGGTTCAAGAGCCAGCAGCACCAGCGATTGAGAGTGGGACTGTTATAGGCTCTATTTACTTTGATTTTGACAAATACGAAGTAAAAGAAGATGAGCAAAACATCTTAGATGACAGCATTCAAAAAGCTAAAGAAAATCATATGCAAGTGCTTTTAGAGGGTAATACTGATGAATTTGGTTCTAGTGAATACAACCAAGCTTTAGGTGTTAAGAGAGCTTTAAGCGTGAAGAGTGCTATGGCAGTAAAAGGTTTGGATAAAGATGAAATCAAAACCATTAGTTTTGGTGAGACTAAGCCTAAGTGCCAAGAGAAAACTAAAGAGTGCTACAAAGAGAACAGAAGGGTAGATATCAAGCTAGTGAAGTAA
- the tolB gene encoding Tol-Pal system protein TolB produces MKQIWVLLMFCMGLLAADKTLDVVKTIQKLPKVEIRYSKENDATYVFQLHEVLMNDLKVSQHFEVFDAGEQKGSLDYATLKGKNIRLVALLSVVVDNGNKVAQLKLYDVNASTLKKTFDYPITHQDLYPFAAHKMAITINDYIKAPSIAWMDRLVVFSKYVQSGVTTIALGDYTMRYQKEIIKNGRLNVFPKWADAKQTEFYYTQYGEKTPMILKYNIQKGTNEFIAESQGMAVVSSVNADGSKVLMSLSPEGQPDVYLYDTHKKTKTKLTRYRGIDVLGVFFENEKSMVFVSDRAGYPNIYLKKLGLKDSAEQLLYEGKSNESIDAHKGNIVYVSRENPNEFGKTVFNLNMISAGSNYIRRLTVNGSNQMPRFSIDGSNVMYLKKTPEEESVGLILLDYNQSFLFPLKDVKIQAFDW; encoded by the coding sequence GTGAAGCAAATATGGGTTTTGTTAATGTTTTGTATGGGGCTTTTGGCGGCAGATAAAACGCTAGATGTTGTTAAGACGATTCAAAAGCTTCCTAAGGTTGAGATACGCTATTCTAAGGAAAATGATGCGACTTATGTGTTCCAACTCCATGAAGTGTTAATGAATGACTTAAAAGTTAGTCAGCATTTTGAGGTCTTTGATGCGGGGGAGCAAAAAGGTAGCTTGGATTATGCGACATTGAAAGGCAAGAATATTCGTTTGGTGGCACTACTAAGTGTGGTTGTTGATAATGGTAATAAAGTGGCGCAGTTAAAACTTTATGATGTGAATGCCTCCACTTTGAAAAAGACTTTTGATTATCCTATCACACACCAAGATTTGTATCCTTTTGCTGCACATAAAATGGCAATTACCATTAATGACTATATAAAAGCTCCCTCTATTGCATGGATGGATCGTTTAGTGGTATTTTCTAAATATGTCCAATCTGGAGTTACTACGATTGCATTAGGTGATTACACCATGCGCTATCAAAAAGAAATTATTAAAAATGGGCGCTTGAATGTTTTTCCAAAGTGGGCAGATGCCAAGCAAACCGAATTTTATTACACTCAGTATGGTGAGAAAACGCCTATGATTTTGAAATATAATATTCAAAAGGGCACTAATGAGTTTATTGCTGAAAGTCAAGGCATGGCAGTCGTATCTAGCGTTAATGCCGATGGCTCTAAGGTGCTTATGTCTTTATCCCCTGAAGGACAGCCTGATGTTTATTTGTATGATACGCACAAAAAGACTAAAACTAAGCTAACTCGTTATAGGGGAATTGATGTTTTGGGTGTGTTTTTTGAAAATGAAAAATCTATGGTTTTTGTTTCAGATAGAGCGGGTTATCCTAATATCTATCTTAAAAAATTGGGTTTAAAGGATAGCGCAGAGCAACTTCTTTATGAGGGCAAGAGCAATGAATCTATTGATGCACACAAGGGTAATATTGTCTATGTAAGCCGTGAAAATCCTAATGAATTTGGAAAAACCGTTTTTAATCTAAATATGATTAGTGCTGGAAGTAATTATATCCGCAGACTTACCGTAAATGGTTCCAATCAAATGCCTCGTTTTTCTATTGATGGGAGCAATGTAATGTATTTGAAAAAGACTCCAGAAGAGGAATCTGTGGGCTTAATTTTATTAGACTACAATCAAAGCTTTTTATTCCCTTTGAAAGATGTAAAAATTCAAGCTTTTGATTGGTAA
- a CDS encoding energy transducer TonB produces the protein MSKGMLVVLSGFLAFFLYAGLLYTLLLDTQNQEAQKILLDLGKKSEQTIDLDLQDFFENETNKHQAEQENSQNTTEQEESEESLEDMFSSFDNLREKTTSDAKKEVEDHNLERRLEKQQRLKKNLKNQEVLKGLQQNLSQITEKLQTIKHKTLDLQIPKQDGIDNKAYQEWYAQVYKILYKGWKDSFYKSASVGVVVVIAKNGKFDYTILSYSNFKDYNDSIVALLNHLKEQDFPPYPGGHMISIKVNFTTKEEQ, from the coding sequence ATGAGTAAGGGCATGCTTGTAGTTCTTTCAGGTTTTTTAGCATTTTTCTTGTATGCAGGTTTGCTCTATACTTTGCTTTTGGACACACAAAATCAAGAGGCGCAAAAAATTCTTTTAGATTTGGGGAAAAAAAGTGAGCAAACGATTGATTTAGATTTGCAAGATTTTTTTGAAAATGAGACAAATAAACATCAAGCAGAGCAAGAAAATTCTCAAAATACAACAGAACAAGAAGAGAGCGAAGAGAGTCTTGAAGATATGTTTTCTTCTTTTGACAATCTTAGGGAAAAAACAACAAGTGATGCCAAAAAAGAAGTAGAAGACCATAATTTAGAAAGGCGTTTGGAAAAACAGCAACGATTGAAGAAAAATCTCAAGAATCAAGAGGTGCTTAAAGGACTTCAGCAAAATTTAAGTCAAATTACAGAAAAGCTTCAAACTATTAAGCATAAGACTTTAGACTTGCAAATTCCTAAACAAGATGGTATTGACAATAAGGCTTACCAAGAATGGTATGCCCAAGTATATAAAATTTTATATAAGGGCTGGAAAGACTCTTTTTATAAAAGCGCCTCTGTAGGCGTAGTTGTTGTTATTGCTAAAAATGGGAAGTTTGATTATACTATCCTTAGCTATTCAAATTTTAAGGACTATAATGATAGTATTGTAGCGCTTTTAAATCATTTGAAAGAACAAGATTTTCCTCCTTATCCCGGAGGGCATATGATTTCTATAAAGGTTAATTTTACAACAAAGGAAGAGCAGTGA
- a CDS encoding ExbD/TolR family protein, producing the protein MDYNNYWDEDKPELNITPLVDVMLVLLAILMVTTPTLTYQEEIALPSGSKTFRAVQDKVIEIRMDKHAKIYIDKQTYEYKAFPDTFNLLSKKYDKNTKVNIRADKHLTYEKVIYLLKTIKEAGFLKVSLITSS; encoded by the coding sequence ATGGATTATAATAATTATTGGGACGAAGATAAGCCAGAATTAAACATTACGCCTTTAGTAGATGTGATGTTGGTATTGTTGGCAATCCTTATGGTTACAACACCAACTTTGACCTATCAAGAAGAGATTGCTTTGCCCTCTGGCTCTAAGACTTTTAGGGCAGTGCAAGATAAGGTTATAGAAATTCGCATGGATAAGCATGCTAAAATTTATATTGATAAGCAAACTTATGAATATAAGGCATTTCCAGATACTTTTAACTTACTTTCTAAAAAATATGATAAGAACACTAAGGTAAATATTAGGGCTGATAAGCATTTGACTTATGAAAAAGTCATTTATTTGTTAAAGACCATTAAAGAGGCGGGTTTTTTGAAAGTTTCTTTAATTACGAGTTCATAG
- a CDS encoding MotA/TolQ/ExbB proton channel family protein, producing the protein MLDSLAYFVHESGFITLLVMAWLSFYLVATLWVFVYKSVMLRIYLERETQSLSKILNGKQDMPEHPMFEVSKEASKELLQAWKHQILKQSTTGLVILSIIASTAPFIGLFGTVVEILSAFNSLGALGQASFGVIAPIISKALIATAGGILTAIPAYSFYLVLKRKVYDVSVYVHMQTDILSAREAH; encoded by the coding sequence ATGTTAGATTCATTGGCATATTTTGTGCATGAAAGTGGTTTTATTACACTTCTTGTTATGGCGTGGCTTTCGTTTTATTTGGTGGCAACTTTGTGGGTTTTTGTCTATAAATCTGTGATGCTAAGGATTTATTTGGAGCGTGAAACACAATCGCTTTCTAAAATTCTTAATGGCAAGCAAGATATGCCAGAACACCCTATGTTTGAAGTTTCTAAGGAGGCATCTAAAGAATTGTTGCAAGCTTGGAAACATCAAATACTTAAGCAAAGCACAACAGGCTTGGTGATTTTGAGTATTATTGCCTCTACAGCACCTTTTATAGGACTTTTTGGAACGGTAGTTGAAATTTTAAGTGCTTTTAATAGTTTGGGCGCATTAGGTCAAGCCTCTTTTGGAGTGATTGCCCCCATTATTTCTAAAGCCCTTATCGCAACTGCTGGAGGCATTTTGACAGCCATTCCAGCTTATTCGTTCTATTTGGTTTTAAAGCGTAAGGTTTATGATGTATCTGTTTATGTGCATATGCAAACAGATATTTTATCGGCACGAGAGGCTCATTAG
- the atpC gene encoding ATP synthase F1 subunit epsilon, which yields MALLNISVVVPQGEVYLGKAKSVVLPGNVGEFGVLSGHSNMVSLLKAGIIEIETEQKKDFIAIDWGYAEITQEGVEVLADGAVFIGEKHGSKEDEISRAKKLLEDASSDRLAISSVLAKLESL from the coding sequence ATGGCTTTATTAAATATCAGCGTGGTAGTTCCTCAAGGGGAGGTTTATCTAGGAAAAGCTAAGAGTGTAGTATTGCCCGGAAATGTAGGGGAATTTGGAGTGCTTAGTGGGCATAGCAACATGGTTTCTTTACTCAAAGCCGGTATTATTGAGATTGAAACGGAGCAAAAAAAGGATTTTATTGCGATTGATTGGGGCTATGCAGAAATCACTCAAGAGGGGGTGGAAGTTTTAGCTGATGGAGCTGTTTTTATTGGCGAAAAACATGGGAGCAAGGAAGATGAAATTTCTAGGGCTAAAAAGCTTTTAGAAGATGCAAGCTCTGATAGATTGGCGATTTCAAGCGTGCTTGCCAAGCTTGAGTCCCTTTGA
- the atpD gene encoding F0F1 ATP synthase subunit beta — MEGKIIQVLGPVVDVEFEAYLPAIHEALDVRFGVDGEEKSLVLEVAAHLGGNRVRTIAMDMTEGLVRNQVVKARGKMIEVPVGEEVLGRIFNVVGETIDNLEPLKPATMWPIHRSAPTFEQQSTKTEMFETGIKVIDLLAPYSKGGKVGLFGGAGVGKTVIIMELIHNVAYKHNGYSVFAGVGERTREGNDLYHEMKEGGVLDKVALCYGQMNEPPGARNRIAFTGLTMAEYFRDEKGLDVLMFIDNIFRYAQSGAEMSALLGRIPSAVGYQPTLAGEMGKLQERIASTKNGSITSVQAVYVPADDLTDPAPASVFAHLDATTVLNRKIAEKGIYPAVDPLDSTSRILSPQMIGERHYKIATGIQQVLQKYKDLQDIIAILGLDELSEEDKKIVERARKIEKFLSQPFFVAEVFTGSPGKYVTLQETLEGFEGILEGKYDHIPENAFYMVGGIQEVLEKAKNMKNS; from the coding sequence ATGGAAGGGAAAATTATTCAAGTCCTAGGTCCTGTTGTAGATGTTGAGTTTGAGGCATATCTTCCAGCAATTCATGAAGCCTTAGATGTGCGTTTTGGTGTAGATGGGGAAGAAAAATCCTTAGTATTAGAGGTAGCCGCCCATTTAGGAGGCAATCGTGTAAGAACGATTGCGATGGATATGACAGAAGGCTTAGTGCGTAATCAAGTAGTAAAAGCTCGTGGCAAGATGATTGAAGTGCCTGTAGGTGAAGAAGTTTTAGGGCGTATTTTTAATGTTGTAGGCGAGACTATTGACAACCTAGAACCTCTTAAGCCTGCTACTATGTGGCCTATTCATAGGAGTGCACCTACTTTTGAGCAACAAAGCACCAAAACAGAGATGTTTGAAACCGGTATTAAAGTCATTGACTTATTAGCGCCTTATTCTAAGGGTGGTAAAGTAGGCTTGTTTGGGGGGGCTGGTGTAGGAAAGACTGTTATTATTATGGAGCTTATTCATAATGTGGCTTATAAGCATAATGGGTATTCTGTATTTGCTGGTGTGGGGGAACGCACTAGGGAGGGGAATGACCTTTATCATGAAATGAAAGAAGGAGGCGTTTTAGACAAAGTCGCCCTATGCTATGGGCAAATGAATGAGCCACCGGGAGCGAGAAATCGCATTGCCTTTACCGGTTTGACTATGGCGGAGTATTTCAGAGATGAAAAAGGCTTAGATGTTTTGATGTTTATTGACAACATCTTTAGATACGCTCAAAGTGGTGCAGAGATGAGTGCGTTATTAGGGCGTATTCCTTCAGCGGTGGGGTATCAGCCTACACTAGCTGGCGAAATGGGGAAACTTCAAGAAAGAATTGCTTCCACTAAAAATGGCTCTATCACTTCAGTTCAAGCGGTATATGTGCCAGCAGATGATTTGACTGACCCAGCTCCTGCATCAGTGTTTGCGCATTTAGATGCTACTACGGTGTTGAATAGAAAAATTGCTGAAAAAGGGATTTATCCAGCAGTAGACCCCCTAGATTCTACTTCAAGGATTTTAAGCCCTCAAATGATAGGCGAAAGGCATTATAAGATTGCCACAGGTATCCAGCAAGTTTTGCAAAAATATAAAGACTTGCAAGATATTATCGCTATTTTAGGTTTAGATGAATTGAGCGAGGAAGATAAAAAAATTGTAGAAAGAGCTAGAAAAATTGAGAAGTTTTTATCTCAGCCTTTCTTTGTGGCAGAAGTCTTTACGGGGAGTCCCGGAAAATATGTAACCTTGCAAGAGACTTTGGAGGGCTTTGAGGGAATCTTAGAGGGCAAGTATGACCATATTCCTGAAAATGCCTTTTATATGGTAGGTGGCATTCAAGAAGTTTTAGAAAAAGCTAAGAACATGAAAAACTCTTAA
- the atpG gene encoding ATP synthase F1 subunit gamma: MANLRDIRKKIGSVKNTQKITHAMKLVSTSKLRKAEEVARRSRVYALKLEKVFNDILSKMRNQGLENIQSKYFSALERLEIKKVDIIFITADKGLCGGFNTNTIKKVLACASSYKEQGIKVRLRGIGKKGNEYFNFNGIEVLDKVNDLSSAPNYERAQDFMKEVVEDYLEGETDKVILVYNGFKNMISQELKIKVLLPVGHEITHQKDVKIRPQDTITCEPNDNEDEILDSLAKKFVEYSLYYALIDSLAAEHSARMQAMDTATNNAKDLVKNLSIAYNKARQEAITTELVEINAGVEALN; this comes from the coding sequence ATGGCAAACTTAAGAGATATTAGAAAGAAAATTGGAAGCGTTAAAAATACGCAAAAGATTACCCATGCTATGAAACTTGTCTCTACTTCCAAACTTAGAAAGGCCGAAGAAGTGGCAAGGCGCTCTAGGGTGTATGCGTTAAAATTAGAAAAAGTATTTAATGATATTTTGTCAAAAATGCGAAATCAAGGGCTTGAAAACATTCAAAGCAAATATTTTAGCGCCTTAGAAAGACTTGAGATTAAAAAGGTGGATATTATTTTTATCACAGCCGATAAGGGACTTTGTGGGGGCTTTAACACCAATACGATTAAAAAAGTCTTAGCATGTGCGAGTTCATATAAAGAACAAGGCATAAAAGTGCGTTTAAGGGGTATTGGCAAAAAAGGTAATGAATACTTTAACTTTAATGGGATTGAAGTTTTAGATAAAGTGAATGATTTAAGCTCTGCACCTAATTATGAACGAGCACAAGATTTTATGAAAGAGGTTGTTGAAGACTATTTAGAGGGAGAAACCGATAAAGTAATCCTTGTTTATAATGGCTTTAAGAACATGATTAGTCAAGAATTAAAAATAAAGGTTTTGTTACCTGTAGGGCATGAAATTACTCATCAAAAAGATGTAAAAATTCGTCCACAAGATACTATCACATGTGAACCTAATGATAATGAAGATGAGATTTTAGATTCTTTAGCAAAGAAATTTGTAGAATATAGTTTGTATTACGCTTTAATTGACTCTTTAGCAGCAGAACATAGCGCTAGAATGCAGGCTATGGATACAGCGACTAATAATGCTAAAGATTTGGTTAAGAATTTAAGCATTGCTTATAACAAAGCTAGGCAAGAAGCTATTACGACTGAGTTAGTAGAGATTAATGCTGGCGTGGAAGCGCTTAATTAA
- the atpA gene encoding F0F1 ATP synthase subunit alpha gives MSKIKLEEISSIIEEKIKNFEFDFDMAEVGKVVSYADGVAKVYGLKNVMSYEVVEFETGDKGLASNLEEDCVGIIVLGTGHAIKEGVSVKRTKSLMKVPVGDAVVGRVVNALGEPIDAKGEIETSEFGFIEQKAPGIMDRKSVHEPLQTGIKAIDALVPIGRGQRELIIGDKQTGKTTVAIDTIINQKGQNVVCIYVAIGQKESTVAQVVRKLEEYGAMEYTVVINASASDSAAMQYLAPYTGVTMGEYFRDHARHALIIYDDLSKHAVAYREISLILRRPPGREAYPGDVFYIHSRLLERAAKVSDEKGAGSLTALPIIETQAGDVSAYIPTNIISITDGQIFLETDLFYSGIRPAINVGLSVSRVGGAAQIKATKQVSGTLRLDLAQYRELQAFAQFASDLDEASKKQLERGQRMVEVLKQAPYSPLPIEKQVVIIYAGAKGFLDNISVKKVVDFEEQLHPFLEAKYPQVLEEIRTKKALDKDLEAMLKKVLEEFKLTYSE, from the coding sequence ATGTCTAAAATAAAATTAGAAGAAATCAGCTCAATTATTGAAGAAAAAATTAAGAATTTTGAATTTGATTTTGATATGGCTGAAGTCGGCAAGGTAGTTTCCTATGCTGATGGTGTGGCAAAAGTCTATGGCTTAAAAAATGTCATGTCTTATGAAGTGGTAGAGTTTGAAACCGGTGATAAGGGCTTGGCATCTAATTTGGAGGAAGACTGCGTAGGTATCATTGTTTTAGGCACTGGACATGCGATTAAGGAGGGAGTGAGTGTTAAGCGCACCAAAAGCTTAATGAAAGTTCCTGTGGGTGATGCAGTGGTAGGGCGTGTAGTCAATGCACTTGGAGAGCCTATTGATGCTAAGGGTGAGATAGAGACAAGCGAATTTGGATTTATCGAGCAAAAAGCTCCGGGCATTATGGATAGAAAATCTGTGCATGAGCCTCTTCAAACCGGAATTAAAGCTATTGATGCGCTCGTGCCTATTGGGCGTGGACAAAGAGAGTTGATTATTGGAGATAAGCAAACCGGTAAAACCACCGTTGCTATTGATACAATCATCAATCAAAAAGGTCAAAATGTTGTTTGTATCTATGTAGCTATTGGGCAAAAAGAATCTACTGTGGCGCAAGTGGTGCGTAAGCTAGAAGAATATGGAGCTATGGAATATACCGTAGTGATAAATGCCTCAGCCTCTGATTCTGCCGCTATGCAGTATTTAGCTCCCTATACGGGCGTAACGATGGGAGAATACTTTAGAGACCACGCTCGCCACGCTTTAATCATTTATGATGATTTGAGTAAGCATGCTGTAGCTTATAGAGAGATTTCTTTAATCTTAAGAAGACCACCAGGTAGAGAGGCATATCCCGGAGATGTGTTCTATATTCATTCAAGACTTTTAGAAAGAGCAGCTAAAGTTTCTGATGAAAAGGGTGCTGGTTCTTTAACTGCACTACCTATTATAGAGACTCAAGCGGGCGATGTATCTGCCTATATTCCTACTAATATTATTTCTATTACCGATGGACAAATTTTCCTAGAGACCGATTTGTTTTATTCTGGGATTCGTCCTGCTATCAATGTGGGTCTGTCAGTTTCAAGAGTTGGAGGAGCGGCTCAAATTAAAGCGACCAAACAAGTTTCTGGAACTTTGCGCTTAGACTTAGCTCAATATAGAGAGTTGCAAGCATTCGCTCAGTTTGCCTCTGATTTAGATGAGGCAAGCAAAAAACAATTAGAGCGTGGGCAACGCATGGTGGAGGTTTTAAAACAAGCTCCTTATTCGCCCTTACCTATTGAAAAGCAAGTGGTAATTATTTATGCGGGAGCTAAAGGCTTTTTGGATAATATCAGTGTGAAAAAAGTTGTAGACTTTGAAGAGCAATTACACCCATTCTTGGAGGCTAAATATCCTCAAGTTTTAGAAGAAATTCGCACTAAAAAGGCTTTAGATAAGGATTTAGAGGCGATGTTAAAGAAAGTTTTGGAGGAATTCAAGCTTACTTATAGTGAGTAG